A stretch of the Ornithodoros turicata isolate Travis chromosome 4, ASM3712646v1, whole genome shotgun sequence genome encodes the following:
- the LOC135392037 gene encoding WD repeat domain-containing protein 83-like, giving the protein MGVPTVNTRQLDCKQGAVRTVRFNVDGNYCMTGGSDRTIKLWNPFRGALLLQTFLGHGGDVFDVRGSCDNAMIVSAGSDKTVVLWDVSTGRATRKIRGHAGSVQTVCFNEDSTVAISGSQDSTVRTWDLRSRARDPIQVLDQARDAVTSVCVSDHEIVCTSLDGCVRRYDLRQGQLAVDTVGSPATRALITRDGLCLLVATLGKQACLRLLDKSSGELLQEFKGHRNEEYYVDCAMSEDDAIVYTGSEDGSLYCWNLVEGKLLEKLEHPTKGAVHSVSHHPKRSDILTATGKLVYLWQLKPLPSETLSVEELIGPLPKMEDT; this is encoded by the coding sequence ATGGGAGTCCCTACAGTGAATACCCGGCAACTCGACTGTAAGCAAGGTGCGGTGCGAACGGTACGTTTCAACGTAGACGGCAACTACTGCATGACTGGTGGCAGCGACCGGACCATCAAGCTATGGAATCCCTTTCGAGGTGCCCTGCTCCTGCAGACTTTCTTGGGCCACGGCGGCGATGTCTTTGACGTACGCGGATCGTGCGATAATGCCATGATAGTATCCGCAGGATCGGACAAAACTGTCGTACTCTGGGACGTTTCGACGGGGCGCGCGACGCGAAAGATTCGAGGGCACGCCGGCTCTGTTCAGACGGTCTGTTTCAACGAAGACTCCACAGTAGCCATCTCGGGCTCTCAAGACAGCACCGTCCGAACGTGGGATCTGAGAAGTCGCGCCCGCGATCCGATCCAAGTTCTAGATCAAGCCCGCGACGCGGTGACGTCGGTTTGCGTGTCTGATCACGAGATTGTTTGCACATCCCTCGATGGATGTGTGCGGAGGTACGACTTGAGACAAGGCCAGCTGGCGGTCGACACTGTGGGCAGTCCAGCGACGCGTGCGCTGATCACGCGCGACGGCCTCTGCCTCCTGGTGGCAACCTTGGGAAAGCAGGCATGTTTGAGACTCCTGGACAAGAGCAGTGGGGAACTGCTGCAAGAGTTTAAAGGGCATCGTAATGAAGAATATTACGTTGACTGCGCCATGAGCGAGGACGACGCGATCGTGTATACCGGTTCCGAGGATGGCAGCCTTTACTGCTGGAACTTGGTCGAAGGAAAGCTCCTGGAAAAGCTGGAGCACCCGACAAAGGGTGCAGTTCATTCTGTGTCGCACCATCCAAAGAGGTCAGACATTCTGACAGCGACGGGGAAGTTGGTCTATCTGTGGCAGCTGAAGCCACTGCCGTCAGAGACTTTATCTGTGGAGGAGTTAATTGGTCCTCTACCGAAAATGGAGGATACTTAA
- the LOC135392040 gene encoding mitochondrial Rho GTPase 1-like isoform X2, translated as MVRVNGKRDVRILLVGDSGVGKTSLILSLVSEEFPPDVPPRAEEITIPADVTPERVPTRIVDFSTQEQDLENLAEEISKANVVCIVYAVDNDDTIDKITEYWLPLIREQLGEEHHTPVVLVGNKVDLVEYSSLEMIVPIMNQFEEVETCVECSAKTLKNISELFYYAQKAVLHPTGPLYVPQRRDLTDRCRAALTRVFKICDTDNDGILNDVELDQFQRRCFNTPLEHHALRDLKMLVEKNLPEGVESDGITLEGFLFLQKLFIQRGRHETTWTILRKFGYDDSLYLSRDYLSPSLRVPLGSTTELTTLGYHFLTELFEKHDKDDDGCLSPLELDMLFQCCPGLPWGPELVGTVRTSEDGWPTLPGFLAQWTLMTALDVHKTLEYLGYLGYAVGTDDCQLSAIHVTREKQLDLEQRQTSRGVLHCQVVGPQGAGKTSFLRGLLGHTLEYQQQTHYHPSQYAIDVLPVYGQDKYLLLHEVDVLGSGNDSMTPIELHCDVVCLMFDSSHPRSFEYVARTYLKHLSGSSVPVLVVGAKGDRGTVRQDYPLQPAQFCARHRLPPPQRFSCALRPQVPRDVYVKLATMAAYPRLLDAPTDPTLWLQAGLGVAATALVGVLLIRMLRANR; from the exons ATGGTGCGTGTGAATGGGAAAAGGGATGTCCGGATTCTCCTCGTCGGGGATT CTGGAGTTGGAAAAACGTCATTGATCTTGTCCCTGGTGAGCGAAGAGTTCCCGCCAGATGTTCCTCCGCGTGCGGAAGAGATCACCATCCCCGCAGACGTGACGCCAGAACGTGTTCCCACGCGCATTGTCGACTTTTCCA CACAAGAGCAAGATCTCGAGAACCTTGCTGAAGAAATCAGTAAG GCCAATGTCGTGTGTATCGTCTACGCCGTCGACAACGACGACACCATTGACAAG ATTACAGAATATTGGTTGCCGCTCATCAGAGAACAGCTCGGAGAAGAGCATCACACGCCCGTTGTGCTGGTTGGCAACAAGGTGGACCTCGTGGAGTACAGCTCTCTAGAG ATGATTGTGCCCATCATGAACCAGTTTGAAGAAGTTGAGACCTGCGTTGAG TGTTCAGCGAAGACTCTGAAGAACATATCGGAGTTGTTTTACTATGCCCAGAAAGCAGTGCTGCATCCCACTGGACCGCTCTACGTTCCGCAGCGACGAGAT CTCACGGACCGCTGCAGGGCTGCTCTGACGAGGGTCTTCAAAATATGCGACACAGACAACGACGGCATCTTGAATGACGTCGAGCTGGACCAGTTTCAG AGGCGTTGCTTCAATACCCCCCTGGAACACCATGCGCTGCGTGACTTAAAAATGTTAGTGGAGAAGAATCTCCCCGAAGGTGTAGAGAGCGACGGAATAACGCTCGAGG GCTTCCTGTTTCTACAGAAACTGTTCATCCAGCGAGGTCGTCACGAGACGACGTGGACCATCCTGCGCAAGTTTGGTTACGATGACAGCTTGTACCTGTCACGTGACTACCTCTCGCCGTC CTTACGTGTTCCCCTGGGGAGCACGACAGAGCTGACCACACTCGGATACCACTTTCTGACAGAGCTCTTTGAGAAGCACGACAAG GACGATGATGGCTGCCTATCTCCATTGGAGTTAGACATGCTGTTCCAGTGCTGTCCAGGACTGCCATGGGGTCCGGAACTGGTGGGTACCGTGAGGACTAGCGAAGATGGCTGGCCGACACTGCCTGGCTTCCTTGCTCAATGGAC GTTGATGACAGCATTAGACGTCCACAAGACCCTGGAATACTTGGGTTACCTGGGCTATGCCGTCGGTACGGATGACTGCCAACTTTCTGCCATTCATG TGACGCGCGAGAAGCAGCTGGACCTGGAACAGCGTCAGACCTCGCGGGGAGTACTACACTGCCAAGTGGTCGGACCGCAGGGCGCCGGAAAGACGAGCTTCCTGCGAGGTCTCCTCGGCCACACTCTAGAATACCAGCAGCAGACTCATTACCATCCGTCGCAGTACGCCATTGACGTGTTGCCCGTGTATGGGCAGGATAAGTACCTTCTG TTGCACGAGGTCGACGTGCTTGGGAGCGGCAACGACTCCATGACACCGATTGAGCTACACTGCGACGTCGTCTGCCTCATGTTTGACTCCAGCCATCCGCGGTCATTCGAATACGTGGCACGGACATACCTG AAACACTTGAGCGGCAGCTCCGTGCCAGTCCTCGTTGTTGGTGCCAAAGGGGATCGCGGAACAGTCCGACAGGACTACCCGTTGCAGCCGGCGCAGTTCTGCGCGCGGCACCGCCTGCCGCCACCCCAGCGGTTTTCCTGCGCTCTTCGCCCGCAGGTGCCGAGAGATGTATACGTAAAGCTGGCCACCATGGCTGCATATCC
- the LOC135393535 gene encoding mpv17-like protein, whose product MNAVRARISQISSIFKKRPLLANVVSYSTLYVSAEFSQQTILKRYDESRKNYDWKLLLRYMIFAGTVSAPFLNYWYRYLDRVIPTKGPKTAIQKALTDQAVSSSIILATFYPAMSAMEGKEDIFEELRAKFWPTYMLSCCFWIPAQCVNFFLMPPHLRVVTVGVCSFAWVNILCIMKRKDHTKMTKSSE is encoded by the exons ATGAATGCCGTGCGAGCACGTATCTCTCAAATATCGTCCATTTTTAAGAAGCGCCCGCTTTTGGCCAACGTAGTTTCTTACTCGACCTTGTACGTCAGCGCAGAATTTTCGCAACAAACTATCCTCAAACGGTACGATGAATCTCGTAAAAACTACGACTGGAAGCTTCTTCTCCGCTACATGATCTTCGCTGGCACCGTATCTGCGCCTTTCTTGAACTACTGGTACCGGTACTTGGACCGCGTCATACCCACGAAGGGGCCCAAGACGGCTATCCAGAAAGCACTCACCGACCAAGCAGTGTCATCGTCCATTATACTGGCTACTTTCTACCCTG CCATGAGTGCAATGGAGGGCAAGGAAGATATCTTTGAAGAACTGCGAGCAAAATTCTGgcccacatacatg TTGAGCTGCTGCTTCTGGATTCCAGCGCAGTGCGTCAACTTTTTTCTCATGCCTCCTCATTTACGTGTGGTCACAGTTGGCGTCTGTTCGTTTGCTTGGGTCAATATTCTGTGCATCATGAAACGCAAG GACCATACCAAGATGACGAAATCCAGCGAATGA
- the LOC135392040 gene encoding mitochondrial Rho GTPase 1-like isoform X1, which translates to MVRVNGKRDVRILLVGDSGVGKTSLILSLVSEEFPPDVPPRAEEITIPADVTPERVPTRIVDFSTQEQDLENLAEEISKANVVCIVYAVDNDDTIDKITEYWLPLIREQLGEEHHTPVVLVGNKVDLVEYSSLEMIVPIMNQFEEVETCVECSAKTLKNISELFYYAQKAVLHPTGPLYVPQRRDLTDRCRAALTRVFKICDTDNDGILNDVELDQFQRRCFNTPLEHHALRDLKMLVEKNLPEGVESDGITLEGFLFLQKLFIQRGRHETTWTILRKFGYDDSLYLSRDYLSPSLRVPLGSTTELTTLGYHFLTELFEKHDKDDDGCLSPLELDMLFQCCPGLPWGPELVGTVRTSEDGWPTLPGFLAQWTLMTALDVHKTLEYLGYLGYAVGTDDCQLSAIHVTREKQLDLEQRQTSRGVLHCQVVGPQGAGKTSFLRGLLGHTLEYQQQTHYHPSQYAIDVLPVYGQDKYLLLHEVDVLGSGNDSMTPIELHCDVVCLMFDSSHPRSFEYVARTYLKHLSGSSVPVLVVGAKGDRGTVRQDYPLQPAQFCARHRLPPPQRFSCALRPQVPRDVYVKLATMAAYPSLRRLVHVLLVRPVPSWLAQYTSRLLDAPTDPTLWLQAGLGVAATALVGVLLIRMLRANR; encoded by the exons ATGGTGCGTGTGAATGGGAAAAGGGATGTCCGGATTCTCCTCGTCGGGGATT CTGGAGTTGGAAAAACGTCATTGATCTTGTCCCTGGTGAGCGAAGAGTTCCCGCCAGATGTTCCTCCGCGTGCGGAAGAGATCACCATCCCCGCAGACGTGACGCCAGAACGTGTTCCCACGCGCATTGTCGACTTTTCCA CACAAGAGCAAGATCTCGAGAACCTTGCTGAAGAAATCAGTAAG GCCAATGTCGTGTGTATCGTCTACGCCGTCGACAACGACGACACCATTGACAAG ATTACAGAATATTGGTTGCCGCTCATCAGAGAACAGCTCGGAGAAGAGCATCACACGCCCGTTGTGCTGGTTGGCAACAAGGTGGACCTCGTGGAGTACAGCTCTCTAGAG ATGATTGTGCCCATCATGAACCAGTTTGAAGAAGTTGAGACCTGCGTTGAG TGTTCAGCGAAGACTCTGAAGAACATATCGGAGTTGTTTTACTATGCCCAGAAAGCAGTGCTGCATCCCACTGGACCGCTCTACGTTCCGCAGCGACGAGAT CTCACGGACCGCTGCAGGGCTGCTCTGACGAGGGTCTTCAAAATATGCGACACAGACAACGACGGCATCTTGAATGACGTCGAGCTGGACCAGTTTCAG AGGCGTTGCTTCAATACCCCCCTGGAACACCATGCGCTGCGTGACTTAAAAATGTTAGTGGAGAAGAATCTCCCCGAAGGTGTAGAGAGCGACGGAATAACGCTCGAGG GCTTCCTGTTTCTACAGAAACTGTTCATCCAGCGAGGTCGTCACGAGACGACGTGGACCATCCTGCGCAAGTTTGGTTACGATGACAGCTTGTACCTGTCACGTGACTACCTCTCGCCGTC CTTACGTGTTCCCCTGGGGAGCACGACAGAGCTGACCACACTCGGATACCACTTTCTGACAGAGCTCTTTGAGAAGCACGACAAG GACGATGATGGCTGCCTATCTCCATTGGAGTTAGACATGCTGTTCCAGTGCTGTCCAGGACTGCCATGGGGTCCGGAACTGGTGGGTACCGTGAGGACTAGCGAAGATGGCTGGCCGACACTGCCTGGCTTCCTTGCTCAATGGAC GTTGATGACAGCATTAGACGTCCACAAGACCCTGGAATACTTGGGTTACCTGGGCTATGCCGTCGGTACGGATGACTGCCAACTTTCTGCCATTCATG TGACGCGCGAGAAGCAGCTGGACCTGGAACAGCGTCAGACCTCGCGGGGAGTACTACACTGCCAAGTGGTCGGACCGCAGGGCGCCGGAAAGACGAGCTTCCTGCGAGGTCTCCTCGGCCACACTCTAGAATACCAGCAGCAGACTCATTACCATCCGTCGCAGTACGCCATTGACGTGTTGCCCGTGTATGGGCAGGATAAGTACCTTCTG TTGCACGAGGTCGACGTGCTTGGGAGCGGCAACGACTCCATGACACCGATTGAGCTACACTGCGACGTCGTCTGCCTCATGTTTGACTCCAGCCATCCGCGGTCATTCGAATACGTGGCACGGACATACCTG AAACACTTGAGCGGCAGCTCCGTGCCAGTCCTCGTTGTTGGTGCCAAAGGGGATCGCGGAACAGTCCGACAGGACTACCCGTTGCAGCCGGCGCAGTTCTGCGCGCGGCACCGCCTGCCGCCACCCCAGCGGTTTTCCTGCGCTCTTCGCCCGCAGGTGCCGAGAGATGTATACGTAAAGCTGGCCACCATGGCTGCATATCC